A region from the Peromyscus leucopus breed LL Stock chromosome 9, UCI_PerLeu_2.1, whole genome shotgun sequence genome encodes:
- the Kctd4 gene encoding BTB/POZ domain-containing protein KCTD4 — translation MERKLIRREKEREYEGRHNSLEDAEQGKNCKSTLMTLNVGGYLYITQKQTLTKYPDTFLEGIVNGKILCPFDADGHYFIDRDGLLFRHVLNFLRNGELLLPEGFRENQLLAQEAEFFQLKGLAEEVKSRWEKEQLTPRETTFLEITDNHDRSQGLRIFCNAPDFISKIKSRIVLVSKSRLDGFPEEFSVSSNIIQFKYFIKSENGTRLVLKEDNTFVCTLETLKFEAIMMALKCGFRLLTSLDCSKGSIVHSDALHFIK, via the coding sequence ATGGAGCGTAAACTcatcagaagagaaaaagaaagggagtaTGAAGGCAGGCACAACAGCCTGGAAGATGCTGAGCAAGGCAAGAACTGCAAATCCACACTGATGACCCTCAACGTTGGTGGATATTTATACATTACTCAAAAGCAAACCCTGACCAAGTACCCAGACACTTTCCTTGAAGGTATCGTAAATGGGAAAATTCTCTGTCCTTTTGATGCTGATGGCCATTACTTCATAGACAGGGACGGTCTCCTCTTCAGGCATGTCCTAAACTTCCTACGAAATGGAGAACTTCTATTGCCCGAAGGGTTTCGAGAAAATCAACTTCTTGCTCAGGAAGCAGAATTCTTCCAGCTCAAGGGGCTGGCAGAGGAAGTGAAATCCAGGTGGGAAAAAGAACAGCTGACACCTCGAGAGACTACTTTCTTGGAAATAACAGATAACCACGATCGTTCACAAGGATTGAGAATCTTCTGTAATGCTCCTGATttcatatcaaaaataaaatctcGCATTGTCCTGGTGTCCAAAAGCAGGCTGGATGGGTTTCCAGAAGAGTTTTCTGTGTCGTCAAATATCATCCAATTTAAATACTTCATCAAGTCTGAGAACGGCACCCGACTTGTACTAAAGGAAGACAACACCTTTGTCTGCACCTTGGAAACTCTTAAGTTTGAAGCCATAATGATGGCTTTAAAGTGTGGTTTTAGACTGCTGACCAGCCTGGACTGCTCCAAAGGGTCAATTGTTCACAGTGATGCACTTCATTTTATCAAGTAA